The Nocardia sp. NBC_00508 nucleotide sequence GGACCACGACGGCGGCCGGGGTGGGCGCGAGGAAATCGCTGTCGGGGAAGGAGCCGACGGCCACGGTGCCGACGGTGGCGGAGACGGGCAGGAGGGTCACGATGCCGGGGATACCGAGTCCCTGCGCGACAAGCCACAGCAAGGGCTCGCCGATCACGACCCAGCCGAGCAGCAGCGCTACCGCCCTGGACGAGGAGCGCATCAGGATGCCCGCGCTCGCGCCGATCAGCGACCAGCAGACCACCGCGAGCAGACCGCCGCCGAGCACGGCGAACAACTCCGCGGTGACGGTGATCTTGTGGCGACCGACGCCGAACAGGCCGCCAAGCGCGACCAATTCCACCGCCACCGCCGCCGCTAGCGCACAACACCCGATGACCAGGAACTTCGCGGCGGCCAGGCGGTCGCGGTCGGCGGTGAACAGCACGCTCACCGGCATCGTGTGGTACTGGTACTCGGCGCCGGTGCCAACCGCGCCGAAGACGGCGGCCGCCAGCGCGACCACGGCGAGACCGACGTAGAGCCCGATCGTCGCCGCGCCGGTGGCAGGCTGCCCGCGCGGGTCCGGCGGCCCGGCCAGGCTCGCCGAGGCGATGCTCGCGATCAGCGCGATGGCGAGTACGAGGCCAGCGAGCACCTGGCCGCGCGGCATCGTGACGACCTTGCGGATCTCGGAGTTGACGTTCGGCACCAGGTCCGCGGGCAGGATGGCGATCATCGTGGAATTCCGTAGGGCATCGAAGACGGTTGCTGGGTGCCGGGCGCGGCGAGGCCGGGATAGTGCGGCGCGGGCGCGGCCGTGGGTTTGGTCAGCGACGCGAGCACCCGGTCGGGGTGGATGGGGTCGGGGATGATGTTGTCGATCCGCACCTTCGCCGCGGTGGCCGCAGCCCTGATCTGCGCCTCGGTCGCCTCGGCGACGGCGAGGCGACCGTCGGGGCGGATCACCGCGTCGGTAAACCCTTGTGCCGCAAGCATGGTCGCCAGCGCGATGGGCGGGGACGCTGTGACCACCAGCCGATCCGGATGTCCGCGCCGCAGCCGCGCCGGGCTGCCCTGGTACACGACCGCGCCCTCGTTCAGCACGATCAGGTGGTCCGCGCCGGGCAGCACCGCGGCGAGACTCTCGCTGGACAGCAGAGCGCTGCCGCCACGGCGGGTGTGCCTGCGCAGAAACTCCTGCAACCAGCCGCGTTCGGCGGCCTCGAGTCCGTCCATCGGATCGTCGAGCACCAGCAGCGGTGGATCGCCGAGCAGCGCGGTCGCCAGCGCCAGCCTGGTCTGCTGCCCGATCGACATGGCGCCGCACTTCGTCGCGGCGTGCTCGTCCAGCCCGACGAGCTCGAGCACCTCGCCCACCCGCGCGTCCACGACGCCCGCCGCGGCCGCATAGATCAGCAGGTGATCCCGGGCCGTCCGAGCCGGATGCAGTCCGCGCGGGGCGAGCACGGCGCCGACGCCTCGCGCGGAAGGCGCGGCGTCGGGGCGCGCCGAACCCGGTCCACCCACCGACGCGGTGCCGGAAGTAGGGGCGATGAGGCCGAGCAGCGCCCGCAGGACGGTGGTCTTGCCCGCGCCCTGCGGACCGACCAGCGCCGCGGTGGTGCCGGCGGGCACGGTGAAGCTGGCGTCCGTCACGGCGCTCGTCAGGTCGTACCGCTTGGTCAATCCCCGGACCGCGAACGCGACCGGACGTCCTCCAGAGGGCGTGCGGCGGACGCTCATCGTGGCGTGGCCGGAGGTTGCGGCTTCACCGGGTCGATCGCGGTGAGCGGATCGGCGTCGACGATCAGGTGCCGGTCGGCGGGCCAGGTGCCCGGTGGTGGCCCGAATGCCTTGCGCGCGTTGGTGATCGTGGTCTTGCCGAGCGCGCGGTTGCCCGCACCGCCGATCACGGCGCCGATGCCCGCGGGCAGCACCTTGCCCGCCATCAGCGCGGCGCGCTTGGTGATGAACCGCACGATGAACCGCTTCAGCAGCGAATCGTTCATGCTCGACAGCCCGGGGATCCGGTTGGCGAACACGGTGCCCCAGTTCTTCGCGGAGGTGCCGACGGTCTTCTGCACGATCTCCATGCCGCTCTCGCCGAGCACCACCGCCAGCACCAATGCCCTGCGCTGCTCCTGATTCTCCGGCGAAATGCCGTGCACCGCGGCCACCGCGAGGGTGAACACCGCCGACGCCTCCATGAAGAAGGTGGTCTCCGCGCTCACCGCGGCGACCGCAGCAATGGTTCCGACACCGGGGAGCGCGGCGGTCGCGCCGACCGCACTACCGCTGCCGGTCACCGCGAGCAAATATTGCTTCTCCAGCCGCTCGATGATCCGGGCGGGGTTTTCCTCGGGATGGGAGCGTCGGATCCGGTCCACGTACTTGGCGACCGCGGGCGCCTGCAGGCGGGACCCGGTATCGAGCAGCTCGACCACCGTCTTCTCGAACGCGCCTTTGAGCATCGGCGGCATCCTCCTCTTCCGGTCTCCTGGATTGAACTGTATGGCACCGGTTGCCGTCAGCTCGTCATGACAACGAAGTACCCAGCCGGATCGGTTCCACTAGGCGGCTGCCTCGCCTCCGCTCGGCCCGGCGCGGGCTATGGACGGACTTCGTCCGGCTGCGTCTTGTTCTGCGGCTGCCTCTGCCTCCGCTCGGCCCGGCGCGGGCTACGGACGGACTTCGTCCGGCTGCGTCTTGTTCTGGGGCTGCCTCTGCCTCCGCTCGGCCCGGCGCGGGCTACGGACGGACTTCGTCCCGCTGCGTCTTGTTCTGCGGCTGCCTCTGCCTTCGCTCGGCCCGGCGCGGGCTACGGACGGACTTCGTCCCGCTGCGTCTTGTTCTGCGGCTGGGTCTGCCTTCGCTCGGCTCGGCGCGGGCTATGGACGGACTTTGTCCGGCTGTGTCTTGTTCTGCGGCTGGGTCTGCCTTCGCTCGGCCCGGCGCGGGCAATGGACTGACTTCGTTCGGCGGTGCTCGCTATGCGGGGCTATGCACTGCGGGTACGCGTTCGGCCAACGGTGGCGGGGGCGGCGGGGTTCCGTCGCCGAACGGACTGCCGCCGAGGGTCTCTCTGCCGTGTGGGGTCAACCAGTTCGCCAGATCGGGCCCCTTCGGGACGATTCCGGTCGGATTGATATCCCGGTGCACCACGTAGTAGTGGGTCTTGATCTGCTCGAAATCGATGGTGTCGCCGAAGCCGGGGGTTTGGTACAGATCGCGCGCGTACGCCCACAGCACCGGCATCTCGCTGAGTTTGGACCGATTGCACTTGAAATGCCCGTGGTAGACGGCGTCGAAGCGCACCAGCGTGGTGAACAGCCGCACGTCGGCCTCGGTGATCGTGTCGCCGACCAGATAGCGTTGCGCGGCAAGGCGTTCCGAGAGCCAGTCCAGCCGGTTGAAGAGCCGGTCGTAGGCGGTGTCGTAGGCGTCCTGCGCGCCGGCGAACCCGCACCGGTAGACGCCGTTGTTGACGTCACGGAACACGGCGAGGTTCACCTGGTCGATCTCCGCGCGCAGCGCTTCGGGGTACAGCCGCGGCGCGCCGGGCCGGTGGTAGTCGGTCCATTCGGTTGAGAAGTCCAGTGTGATCTGCGCGTAGTCGTTGGTGACGACCTGGCCGGTCGGCACGTCCACGATGGCGGGCACCGTGATGCCGCGCGGATAGTCCGGGAACCGGGCGAGGTAGGCATCGCGCAACCGGGGGATGCCGAG carries:
- a CDS encoding ABC transporter permease, with the translated sequence MIAILPADLVPNVNSEIRKVVTMPRGQVLAGLVLAIALIASIASASLAGPPDPRGQPATGAATIGLYVGLAVVALAAAVFGAVGTGAEYQYHTMPVSVLFTADRDRLAAAKFLVIGCCALAAAVAVELVALGGLFGVGRHKITVTAELFAVLGGGLLAVVCWSLIGASAGILMRSSSRAVALLLGWVVIGEPLLWLVAQGLGIPGIVTLLPVSATVGTVAVGSFPDSDFLAPTPAAVVVLLLWTIGSGAASWWSLRTRDL
- a CDS encoding ATP-binding cassette domain-containing protein, whose translation is MTDASFTVPAGTTAALVGPQGAGKTTVLRALLGLIAPTSGTASVGGPGSARPDAAPSARGVGAVLAPRGLHPARTARDHLLIYAAAAGVVDARVGEVLELVGLDEHAATKCGAMSIGQQTRLALATALLGDPPLLVLDDPMDGLEAAERGWLQEFLRRHTRRGGSALLSSESLAAVLPGADHLIVLNEGAVVYQGSPARLRRGHPDRLVVTASPPIALATMLAAQGFTDAVIRPDGRLAVAEATEAQIRAAATAAKVRIDNIIPDPIHPDRVLASLTKPTAAPAPHYPGLAAPGTQQPSSMPYGIPR
- a CDS encoding glutathione S-transferase family protein, which codes for MTKSASENGSYVEPGEFKRDTNYITTRITADGREGYPVEAGRYRLVAARACPWANRTLIVRRLLGLDQVLTLGLCGPTHDKLSWTFDLDPGGVDPVLGIPRLRDAYLARFPDYPRGITVPAIVDVPTGQVVTNDYAQITLDFSTEWTDYHRPGAPRLYPEALRAEIDQVNLAVFRDVNNGVYRCGFAGAQDAYDTAYDRLFNRLDWLSERLAAQRYLVGDTITEADVRLFTTLVRFDAVYHGHFKCNRSKLSEMPVLWAYARDLYQTPGFGDTIDFEQIKTHYYVVHRDINPTGIVPKGPDLANWLTPHGRETLGGSPFGDGTPPPPPPLAERVPAVHSPA